The Leucobacter viscericola genome includes a window with the following:
- a CDS encoding ABC transporter permease codes for MSAAVDLRSPQKNQRSLARLGWPSYLALAILAFTAVAVCAPQILAPGNPLAIDPANALQSPSMAHLFGTDESGRDLYTRVIHGAAASLGIGLAATAIGVGIGAILGFVAGLGPKLLDSALGRVFEVLFALPTLVMALLFITIIGGGPAASILAIGLATIPGYARMLRARVRGIAQSGYVEWARLDGVGPLRVFTRHIAPNSLWPLVSAATLGVGQAIVWVSALGFLGLGALPPSPEWGAMLNSGRTYIATAWWMTVFPGLAIVITAAALTALGRRLSKLGTA; via the coding sequence GTGAGCGCGGCAGTCGACCTGCGCTCGCCGCAGAAGAACCAACGGTCACTCGCCCGGCTCGGCTGGCCAAGCTACCTAGCGCTCGCGATCCTGGCCTTCACAGCCGTCGCCGTGTGCGCACCGCAGATCCTCGCCCCGGGCAACCCGCTCGCCATCGACCCCGCCAACGCCCTACAGTCGCCCTCAATGGCACACCTTTTCGGCACCGACGAGTCGGGCCGCGACCTCTACACCCGCGTCATCCACGGCGCCGCGGCCTCGCTCGGCATCGGGCTCGCCGCCACGGCCATCGGGGTTGGCATCGGCGCGATCCTCGGCTTTGTCGCGGGTCTCGGCCCGAAGCTGCTCGACTCCGCGCTCGGCAGGGTCTTCGAGGTGCTGTTTGCGCTCCCGACGCTGGTCATGGCGCTACTGTTCATCACGATCATTGGTGGTGGCCCCGCGGCATCGATCCTCGCGATTGGACTGGCCACGATCCCGGGTTACGCCCGCATGCTGCGAGCGCGGGTGCGCGGCATCGCACAGAGCGGCTACGTGGAGTGGGCGCGACTCGACGGTGTTGGCCCACTGCGAGTGTTCACCCGGCACATCGCCCCCAACTCACTGTGGCCGCTCGTGTCGGCGGCAACGCTCGGGGTCGGGCAGGCGATCGTGTGGGTATCGGCGCTCGGGTTTCTTGGTCTCGGGGCACTGCCACCCTCGCCCGAGTGGGGTGCGATGCTGAACTCCGGTCGCACCTACATCGCGACTGCGTGGTGGATGACGGTGTTCCCCGGACTCGCGATCGTCATCACGGCTGCGGCACTCACGGCCCTGGGTCGTCGCCTCTCGAAGTTGGGGACCGCATGA